One window from the genome of Pyrobaculum ferrireducens encodes:
- a CDS encoding AMMECR1 domain-containing protein, producing MSIGSELISHVRAAMVSKLRGLPVPEIHPTLSRLRLGVFVTVESIVRSGGYERREVRGSLGVVEPFRDLAHDSARVAAKLAMSIPRFTEFDLRRSVVEVTLVEGLRPWDGGLAGFEWGREGVYAVAGDKKMVVLPQTMIERRLIGGALLRYVESMVGAPAELYRFYTRIFYELRPEGEVIERELWKSRVIRQFSEVVR from the coding sequence ATGTCTATTGGCTCTGAGCTGATCTCTCACGTGAGGGCCGCGATGGTCAGCAAGCTCCGCGGCCTTCCTGTGCCGGAGATCCACCCGACTCTTTCCCGTCTCCGCCTCGGTGTGTTTGTCACAGTGGAGTCTATTGTGAGGTCTGGTGGCTACGAGAGGCGGGAGGTTAGGGGGTCTCTCGGCGTTGTCGAGCCTTTTAGAGACTTGGCTCATGACTCGGCGAGGGTTGCCGCTAAGCTCGCCATGTCTATACCGAGGTTCACCGAGTTCGACTTGCGGCGTTCTGTTGTCGAGGTGACTCTTGTAGAGGGGCTGAGGCCCTGGGACGGGGGCTTGGCCGGTTTTGAGTGGGGGCGGGAGGGCGTCTACGCGGTTGCCGGCGACAAGAAGATGGTTGTGCTTCCGCAGACGATGATTGAGAGGAGGCTGATTGGAGGGGCCCTCCTGCGCTATGTGGAGTCTATGGTGGGGGCGCCCGCCGAGCTGTACCGGTTCTACACGCGCATCTTCTACGAGCTGAGGCCCGAGGGGGAGGTGATTGAGAGGGAGTTGTGGAAGTCCCGTGTTATTAGGCAATTTTCTGAAGTTGTACGTTAA